One window from the genome of Xenorhabdus bovienii SS-2004 encodes:
- a CDS encoding TorD/DmsD family molecular chaperone produces MNEFSIVCRILGTLFNRAPQDPVLQPLITMIAEGKLKQAWPLEQDEWLDRLQQNSELSVMAADYHALFTGESASVAVCRSDYTDREEGEVRQFLTERGMSLSETPADQFGSLLLAVSWLEDQAAEDEVQAQIMLFDEYLLPWCGQFLGKVEAHATSGFYRTLAIVTREALQALRDELESE; encoded by the coding sequence ATGAACGAATTTTCTATTGTTTGCCGTATATTGGGTACATTGTTTAACCGCGCACCGCAAGATCCCGTTCTGCAACCTTTAATCACTATGATTGCTGAGGGGAAACTAAAACAAGCATGGCCTTTGGAACAGGATGAATGGCTGGATCGTTTACAGCAAAACAGTGAATTGTCAGTGATGGCAGCTGATTATCACGCTCTGTTTACCGGAGAATCGGCGAGCGTTGCTGTTTGTCGATCTGATTATACCGACAGAGAAGAAGGTGAAGTACGTCAGTTTTTGACAGAGCGGGGAATGTCACTGTCCGAGACTCCTGCTGATCAGTTCGGCTCTCTATTGCTGGCTGTGTCATGGTTGGAAGATCAGGCAGCTGAAGATGAAGTCCAAGCACAAATTATGTTGTTTGATGAGTATCTTTTACCTTGGTGTGGGCAGTTCCTCGGTAAAGTTGAAGCCCATGCAACCAGTGGTTTTTATCGAACGCTGGCGATTGTCACTCGTGAAGCGTTGCAGGCATTGCGTGATGAATTAGAATCTGAGTGA
- a CDS encoding lipoprotein: protein MKRFFLGAALVLVGLVSGCDQFKDFSINEGLMNDYLLKKVHYQKKISIPGIANANITLGDLSSQIGRHDPEKIELSTQAKIQLATLLGTIQADMKLTIKAKPVFDAEKGAIFVKGLEIVDYQTTPEKAAAPVKALIPYLNTSLSEFFDTHPVYVLNPEKSKAEAAASQFAKRLEIKPGKLVIGLTDK, encoded by the coding sequence ATGAAAAGATTTTTCTTAGGGGCAGCATTAGTGCTGGTAGGATTAGTCAGCGGCTGTGATCAATTTAAAGACTTCAGCATCAACGAAGGTCTGATGAATGATTATTTGCTCAAAAAAGTGCATTATCAGAAAAAAATCAGCATTCCGGGTATCGCGAATGCCAATATCACGCTGGGGGATTTATCCAGCCAGATAGGCCGTCATGATCCTGAAAAAATTGAACTATCCACGCAAGCAAAAATTCAACTTGCAACGCTCTTGGGTACGATTCAGGCTGATATGAAACTCACTATCAAGGCTAAACCCGTATTTGATGCAGAAAAAGGCGCTATTTTCGTGAAAGGGCTGGAAATCGTAGACTACCAGACAACACCGGAAAAAGCAGCGGCTCCGGTTAAGGCATTGATTCCTTATCTGAATACCTCTTTGAGTGAGTTTTTCGATACTCATCCGGTTTATGTTCTGAATCCAGAAAAAAGCAAGGCCGAGGCAGCGGCCTCACAATTCGCCAAAAGGTTGGAAATTAAACCCGGGAAATTAGTTATTGGATTGACCGATAAATAA
- the mdtH gene encoding multidrug efflux MFS transporter MdtH encodes MSLVSQARSLGKYFLLFDNLLVVLGFFVVFPLISIRFVEQLGWTALIVGFALGLRQLVQQGLGIFGGAIADRFGAKPMIVTGMLLRALGFALMAMAHEPWILLLSCVLSGLGGTLFDPPRAALVIKLTRPHERGRFYSILMMQDSAGAVVGALLGSWLLQYDFNIVCWIGASIFVLAALFNAWLLPAYRISTIRTPIKEGIMRVIRDRRFFYYVLTLTGYFVLSVQVMLMFPIIIHEITGTPTAVKWMYAIETVISLTLLYPIARWSEKHFRLEQRLMAGLFLMSICMFPIGWVNQLHTLFGLLCLFYLGLVTADPARETLSASLSDPRARGSYMGFSRLGLALGGAIGYTGGGWLYDTGRVLNMPQLPWILLGLSGLITIYALHHQFNKKKIDPVMLGRH; translated from the coding sequence ATGTCGTTGGTTTCACAAGCACGTAGCTTGGGTAAATACTTCCTGCTATTTGATAATTTATTAGTTGTTTTAGGTTTTTTTGTCGTTTTCCCCCTAATTTCAATTCGTTTCGTCGAACAACTTGGCTGGACAGCATTGATTGTTGGTTTCGCTCTGGGGCTTCGTCAGCTTGTTCAACAAGGCTTGGGGATCTTCGGGGGTGCCATCGCAGACCGATTTGGTGCCAAGCCGATGATTGTTACTGGTATGTTATTGCGGGCACTGGGTTTTGCTCTGATGGCAATGGCACATGAGCCATGGATATTGCTACTTTCCTGCGTTCTATCAGGATTGGGAGGAACCTTGTTTGATCCTCCCAGAGCGGCTTTGGTCATTAAGTTAACCCGTCCCCATGAGCGAGGGCGTTTTTATTCAATCCTGATGATGCAGGACAGCGCAGGTGCCGTGGTTGGCGCACTCCTCGGAAGCTGGTTGCTGCAATATGATTTCAATATTGTCTGCTGGATTGGTGCATCCATTTTTGTGCTGGCCGCGTTATTTAACGCCTGGCTACTGCCTGCATACCGTATTTCTACAATCCGTACTCCTATCAAAGAAGGTATTATGCGGGTTATTAGAGATCGGCGGTTCTTTTACTATGTGCTGACATTGACGGGTTATTTTGTCCTGTCAGTACAAGTGATGCTGATGTTTCCGATTATTATTCATGAAATTACCGGCACTCCTACCGCCGTCAAATGGATGTATGCCATTGAAACCGTTATCTCCCTGACATTGCTTTACCCCATCGCACGCTGGAGTGAAAAACATTTCCGACTGGAACAGCGCTTGATGGCGGGCTTGTTTTTGATGAGCATCTGTATGTTTCCGATCGGCTGGGTCAATCAATTACATACACTGTTTGGCCTGCTTTGCCTGTTCTATTTAGGCTTGGTAACAGCAGATCCTGCTCGTGAAACGCTGAGTGCTTCACTATCTGATCCACGGGCGCGTGGCAGTTATATGGGATTTAGCCGTCTGGGTTTAGCTCTGGGTGGTGCGATAGGTTACACCGGTGGAGGATGGCTCTATGATACTGGCCGTGTCTTGAATATGCCGCAATTACCTTGGATTTTGCTGGGATTGTCTGGTTTGATTACCATTTATGCTCTTCATCACCAATTCAATAAAAAGAAAATTGATCCTGTGATGCTTGGCAGACACTAA
- the rimJ gene encoding ribosomal protein S5-alanine N-acetyltransferase has protein sequence MFGYRSASPKIRFITDRMVIRLVYERDAYRLAEYYSDNKNFLKPWEPTRDGSFYQPSGWTNRLNYIAELQRQNATFNFVLLDSDEREIMGMANFTNVVRGAFHSCYLGYSLAGKLQGQGLMYEALQPAIRYMQRYQKMHRIMANYMPHNHRSGNLLKKLGFEQEGYAKNYLMIDGIWQDHVLTALTDDAWGKVDL, from the coding sequence ATGTTTGGTTATCGTTCTGCATCGCCCAAAATTCGATTTATTACGGATAGGATGGTTATTCGTCTGGTATATGAACGTGATGCTTATCGATTGGCTGAGTATTATTCAGACAATAAAAATTTCCTGAAGCCATGGGAGCCAACAAGGGATGGCAGTTTTTATCAACCCTCTGGATGGACAAATCGGTTGAACTATATCGCTGAGTTACAACGGCAGAATGCGACATTTAATTTTGTATTATTGGACTCTGATGAGCGTGAAATTATGGGGATGGCGAATTTTACTAATGTTGTACGCGGCGCGTTCCATTCTTGTTATCTTGGTTATTCTCTGGCGGGGAAATTGCAAGGACAAGGATTGATGTATGAAGCACTGCAACCTGCGATTCGCTATATGCAGCGCTATCAGAAAATGCATCGGATCATGGCTAACTATATGCCACACAACCATCGCAGTGGGAATCTGCTCAAAAAATTGGGGTTTGAGCAGGAAGGTTATGCCAAGAATTATTTAATGATAGATGGTATTTGGCAGGATCATGTGCTGACGGCATTAACTGATGATGCATGGGGTAAAGTGGATTTATGA
- the murJ gene encoding murein biosynthesis integral membrane protein MurJ, translating into MNLLKSLAAVSSMTMFSRVLGFIRDAIIARIFGAGMATDAFFVAFKLPNLLRRIFAEGAFSQAFVPILAEYKNQQGDEATRTFIAYISGMLTLILAIVSVIGVIAAPWIIYVTAPGFTDTPDKFVLTRDLLRITFPYIFLISLASLAGAILNTWNRFSVPAFAPTLLNVSMIFFALFVAPYCNPPVLALGWAVVAGGILQLAYQLPHLKKIGMLVLPRVSFRDSAVWRVIRQMGPAILGVSVSQISLIINTIFASFLVSGSVSWMYYADRLMELPSGVLGVALGTILLPSLAKSFSSGNHEEYRKLMDWGLRLCFLLALPCAVALGILAEPLTVSLFQYGHFSAFDAEMTQRALIAYCFGLMGLIVVKVLAPGFYSRQDIKTPVKIAIATLILTQLMNLAFIGPLKHAGLALSIGLAACFNASMLYWQLRKRDIFTPLAGWGIFLFKLVVAIAVMVGVLLAVLWVMPAWEQGNMAMRLLRLMGVVIAGAGSYFAALALMGFRLKDFAQRGLQ; encoded by the coding sequence ATGAACTTATTGAAATCACTGGCAGCGGTCAGTTCAATGACGATGTTTTCCCGCGTGCTGGGCTTTATCCGTGATGCCATTATTGCTCGTATATTTGGCGCAGGAATGGCAACGGATGCTTTTTTTGTTGCGTTTAAATTACCTAACCTGTTACGTCGTATCTTTGCAGAGGGCGCTTTTTCGCAAGCTTTTGTTCCTATTCTTGCCGAATACAAAAATCAACAAGGGGATGAAGCAACACGTACTTTTATTGCGTACATCTCAGGTATGTTGACATTGATTCTGGCTATCGTCTCAGTGATAGGTGTAATTGCTGCACCTTGGATCATCTATGTGACTGCGCCGGGATTTACGGATACACCGGATAAGTTTGTTTTAACCCGTGATTTACTTAGAATTACGTTTCCTTATATCTTTTTGATTTCGCTGGCTTCTTTGGCTGGTGCAATTCTGAATACCTGGAACCGCTTTTCGGTGCCTGCTTTTGCCCCGACACTGCTTAATGTCAGTATGATCTTTTTTGCATTGTTTGTGGCTCCCTATTGCAATCCGCCAGTGTTGGCACTGGGTTGGGCAGTTGTTGCCGGAGGGATTTTGCAATTGGCCTATCAGCTTCCCCATCTGAAAAAGATCGGCATGCTGGTATTGCCGCGGGTTTCTTTCCGTGACAGTGCTGTATGGCGGGTTATCCGTCAAATGGGGCCCGCGATTCTGGGGGTATCGGTCAGCCAGATTTCATTAATCATTAATACGATTTTTGCCTCATTTCTGGTTTCAGGCTCTGTTTCATGGATGTATTACGCTGACCGTTTAATGGAACTGCCTTCTGGTGTACTGGGTGTAGCGTTAGGGACGATTTTGCTGCCTTCACTAGCGAAAAGTTTTTCCAGTGGTAATCACGAAGAATATCGAAAACTGATGGATTGGGGGCTACGTCTTTGTTTTTTGCTGGCGTTACCCTGTGCAGTTGCTCTCGGTATTCTCGCGGAGCCTCTGACGGTATCATTATTTCAATATGGTCACTTTTCTGCTTTTGATGCTGAGATGACTCAGCGGGCGTTAATTGCCTATTGTTTTGGCTTGATGGGATTGATTGTGGTTAAAGTTCTCGCCCCGGGTTTCTATTCCCGTCAGGATATTAAAACACCGGTAAAAATTGCTATCGCTACTTTAATCCTAACCCAGTTGATGAACTTAGCCTTTATTGGCCCGTTGAAACATGCAGGTCTGGCGCTTTCTATTGGTCTGGCTGCCTGCTTCAATGCCAGCATGCTTTATTGGCAACTGCGTAAGCGTGATATTTTCACACCTTTGGCGGGATGGGGAATATTTCTGTTTAAATTGGTGGTGGCAATTGCTGTGATGGTCGGGGTACTGCTGGCAGTATTGTGGGTTATGCCAGCATGGGAACAGGGCAATATGGCAATGCGCCTACTACGCTTAATGGGCGTAGTGATTGCGGGAGCAGGTAGTTATTTTGCAGCTCTGGCCTTGATGGGATTTAGGCTAAAAGATTTTGCCCAAAGGGGATTGCAGTGA
- a CDS encoding IS110 family transposase has protein sequence MQNVTLIGIDLGKHSFHVHCQDKSGKALLRKKFTRARLMEFLAGSPSATVVMEACAGAHFMARRIAAFGHEAKLISPQFVRPFVKSNKNDFVDAEAICEAASRPSMRFVQPRTEAQQAMRALHRVRESLVRDRVKTTNQMHAFLLEFGISMPIGTAVIKRLSTVLAENELPPYLAQLLMRLHAHYLYLVEQLTELETALEQELRRDETGQRLQTILGVGPITASVLSSQLGDGKQYGCSRDFAASTGLVPRQYSTGGKNTLLGISKRGDKNLRRLLVQCARVFIQRIDYQSGRLAEWVKAQLERKHSNVVACALANKLARIAWAITTRQTVFER, from the coding sequence ATGCAAAACGTTACGCTTATTGGTATTGATCTCGGCAAACATTCTTTCCACGTTCACTGTCAGGACAAATCAGGAAAGGCCCTGCTGCGTAAAAAATTTACCCGCGCCAGACTGATGGAGTTTTTAGCGGGATCGCCATCAGCGACTGTTGTAATGGAAGCCTGCGCCGGTGCTCACTTTATGGCTCGCCGGATCGCTGCTTTTGGTCACGAAGCGAAGCTGATTTCTCCACAATTTGTTCGTCCTTTTGTAAAGAGCAACAAGAACGATTTTGTGGATGCTGAAGCCATATGCGAAGCTGCATCTCGTCCCTCCATGCGATTTGTGCAACCACGAACAGAGGCGCAACAAGCTATGCGCGCCCTGCATCGGGTCAGAGAATCACTGGTCAGAGACAGGGTTAAAACCACTAATCAGATGCACGCTTTTTTACTGGAATTTGGCATCAGTATGCCGATCGGAACCGCCGTGATAAAAAGACTTTCAACCGTCTTGGCAGAGAACGAACTTCCTCCCTATCTGGCACAGTTGCTGATGCGCTTACATGCCCATTATCTTTATCTTGTCGAACAGCTCACCGAGCTTGAGACGGCACTGGAGCAGGAGCTGAGACGTGATGAAACAGGACAGCGTCTTCAGACAATACTGGGCGTGGGTCCGATAACTGCCAGCGTCTTATCATCGCAGCTGGGCGATGGTAAGCAGTATGGCTGTAGCCGGGATTTTGCTGCTTCAACCGGTCTGGTACCACGCCAGTACAGCACGGGTGGCAAAAATACGCTTTTAGGGATAAGTAAACGCGGAGACAAAAATCTGCGACGGTTACTTGTCCAGTGCGCCAGAGTCTTTATCCAGAGAATCGATTATCAGTCAGGAAGGCTGGCTGAATGGGTAAAGGCTCAGCTTGAGCGAAAACACTCAAATGTTGTGGCCTGTGCGCTGGCCAACAAATTAGCCCGGATAGCCTGGGCAATCACAACACGGCAAACTGTGTTCGAAAGGTAA